Proteins found in one Panicum hallii strain FIL2 chromosome 4, PHallii_v3.1, whole genome shotgun sequence genomic segment:
- the LOC112888801 gene encoding epidermal growth factor receptor substrate 15-like 1: MEAAFDAYFRAADLDRDGRISGQEAVAFFKGSGLPQPVLAQIWTYADKNRTGFLAREDFYNSLKLVTVAQSGRDLTPDIVRSALFGPAAAKIPAPRINISTAPQTNTVPSPSNATQGLGSGQQNPAIRGPQGLPGASSNAQVRPPQPPSANTVPPAQGIVSRPPVGGGPSGLNHTSSTTTNLATDWFSGKRSASPLGATSQAPTRVISPQANLTSAGVPAQNSNPLPGYNSHTPAATTPANTNSTNLNMMPSQPPVNDSKALVPLGNGLSSNSTFGVDPFSATPQAKQDSSLAPNVPNNLPSSTAPASAAGPHHPPRPMQAGPVQGTSSLPSHTSQLPHSQPAPRQQQFNAIPSTPGPVSANIPGGQIPSNPNQSQALWPKITQVDVRKYMIVFIKVDRDRDGKITGEEARNLFLSWRLPRDILRKVWELSDQDKDGMLSFKEFCIAVYLMERHREHRPLPDVLPDGIWAEGTSLPSTGQFAGNPSGPTSHASTGFASRGMQGPNHGMLPSSMKPPSRRPLSLDADDTVKAEQQKPKIPVLEEHLVGQLSKEEQGALDAKFKEASDADKKVQELEKEIQDSREKTEFYRTKMQELILYKSRCENRLNEVSESMSADKREVQSLAAKYDERCKKVGDVASKLTMDEATFREIQEKKLEIYNAIVKLQKGDESDEKLQERANKIQSDLEELVKALNEQCKRYGLRAKPTTLVELPFGWQPGIQETAATWDEEWDRFGDEGFSIIKELTVEVDPSILPKSQPTVEDVKVSTNGTSTEKEDNKGDKSGAAAAEQAIEPEATPSKSKPESAKSPPVTPVKNREDGSTDEADKKQSGTNDVSPRATESISNPGATDSSAYGEHSWAPSFDHGIDNDSLWNFGPKDGENGDSDLFFGPQGLPPIRTGGSSSGSLFVKEQKPSFDSVPGTPMEKPFFDSIPGTPVQKSVFDYSVPSTPMQNSVFDYSVPSTPMQKSLFDSVPGTPVQKSVFDSVPSTPMQRSVFDSVPSTPMQKPFFDSFPSTPMQRSLFDSGPSRAESPTAGSVYGKEQKGFFDSSVPSTPMYNSSFTPRYSEAGDDSFDTMSQYSSFGMHDSNSFGQQDSFSRFDSFRSNTDNGGNDTFARFDSFRSTSDQGGGNSFMRYDSMNSSSDHDRTDTFARFDSMKSSDYNNRGYSFDDDDPFGTGPFKSTEKSSSPTRHGTDAWSAF, encoded by the exons ATGGAGGCGGCCTTCGACGCCTACTTCCGCGCCGCGGATCTGGACCGCGACGGCCGGATCAGCGGCCAGGAGGCCGTCGCCTTCTTCAAGGGCTCCGGCCTCCCGCAGCCCGTCCTAGCGCAG ATTTGGACGTATGCTGATAAAAATCGGACTGGTTTCCTCGCGCGTGAAGACTTCTACAATTCGCTTAAACTTGTCACAGTAGCTCAGAGCGGCCGAGATTTGACACCAGATATTGTTAGGTCAGCATTGTTTGGTCCAGCTGCTGCAAAGATTCCTGCTCCTCGGATAAATATTTCTACCGCTCCTCAGACCAATACTGTACCTAGCCCCTCGAATGCCACTCAGGGACTAGGGTCTGGTCAACAGAATCCTGCTATAAGAGGACCACAAGGACTTCCTGGTGCATCATCAAATGCACAAGTCAGGCCACCACAACCTCCAAGTGCAAACACTGTGCCCCCTGCTCAGGGAATCGTTTCAAGGCCACCTGTGGGAGGCGGTCCTAGTGGGCTAAACCATACTAGTTCAACCACAACAAATCTGGCTACGGATTGGTTTAGTGGTAAGAGGAGTGCAAGTCCACTGGGTGCAACTTCACAAGCTCCAACCAGAGTTATTTCTCCGCAGGCCAACCTTACTAGCGCAGGAGTTCCAGCACagaattcaaatcctttacCAGGCTACAATTCTCATACGCCGGCTGCTACGACGCCTGCCAATACAAATTCAACAAATTTAAACATGATGCCTTCACAACCACCAGTTAATGACTCCAAGGCATTGGTACCCTTGGGTAATGGATTGTCATCTAACTCAACTTTTGGTGTTGACCCTTTTTCTGCAACTCCACAAGCAAAACAAGACTCATCTTTGGCCCCCAACGTTCCAAATAATCTGCCCAGTTCTACAGCTCCTGCCTCAGCTGCTGGACCTCATCACCCTCCTAGGCCAATGCAGGCTGGTCCCGTACAGGGTACATCGTCGCTTCCTTCTCATACTAGCCAGTTGCCACACAGTCAACCAGCTCCTAGGCAACAGCAATTTAATGCTATACCAAGCACTCCAGGACCAGTGAGTGCTAATATTCCTGGTGGACAAATTCCTTCAAACCCTAACCAGTCTCAGGCTCTATGGCCGAAAATCACTCAAGTGGATGTCAGGAAATATATGATTGTATTTATCAAGGTAGACAGGGATCGTGATGGGAAGATcactggtgaagaggcaaggaATCTATTTTTAAGTTGGAGGCTGCCAAGAG ATATCTTAAGGAAGGTGTGGGAGTTGTCTGACCAGGATAAGGATGGGATGCTGTCTTTCAAGGAATTTTGTATTGCCGTGTACTTAATGGAGAGGCATCGAGAGCATCGTCCTCTTCCTGATGTACTACCGGATGGTATTTGGGCTGAGGGCACCTCACTACCCTCTACTGGCCAGTTTGCAGGAAACCCTAGTGGTCCGACTTCTCATGCAAGTACAG GATTTGCAAGTAGAGGAATGCAAGGACCAAATCATGGGATGCTTCCCTCATCCATGAAGCCACCATCTCGAAGGCCTCTTTCTTTAGATGCTGATGATACTGTTAAGGCAGAGCAACAAAAGCCAAAGATCCCTGTTTTGGAGGAACATCTAGTTGGCCAGCTGAGCAAGGAGGAACAAGGCGCACTGGATGCAAAGTTTAAGGAAGCTTCAGACGCTGATAAGAAA GTCCAAGAACTGGAAAAAGAAATCCAGGATTCTAGAGAGAAGACTGAGTTTTATCGCACCAAGATGCAGGAGCTT ATTCTTTACAAGAGTAGGTGTGAGAACAGGCTTAATGAAGTCTCAGAAAGTATGTCTGCTGATAAACGTGAG GTTCAATCCCTTGCAGCAAAATATGATGAGAGATGCAAGAAGGTTGGGGATGTGGCATCAAAGCTAACAATGGATGAGGCCACTTTCCGTGAGATCCAG GAGAagaagcttgaaatttataacgcCATAGTTAAGCTGCAAAAAGGGGATGAAAGTGACGAAAAGCTTCAG GAGCGGGCTAATAAGATACAGTCCGATCTCGAGGAACTGGTCAAAGCATTGAATGAACAGTGCAAGAGATATGGGTTGAGAGCTAAGCCAACTACATTGGTGGAACTTCCTTTTG GTTGGCAACCTGGAATACAAGAGACAGCAGCTACATGGGATGAAGAATGGGACAGATTTGGAGATGAAG GGTTCTCCATAATAAAGGAACTAACAGTTGAAGTGGATCCTTCCATTCTACCAAAGAGTCAGCCTACTGTTGAAGATGTCAAAGTGTCCACAAATGGGACATCAACAGAGAAAGAAGACAACAAGGGTGATAAATCTGGTGCTGCTGCCGCGGAACAGGCAATCGAACCTGAAGCAACACCATCCAAAAGCAAACCAGAGTCTGCAAAAAGTCCTCCAGTTACTCCTGTTAAAAACAGAGAGGATGGTTCTACTGATGAAGCTGATAAAAAGCAATCTGGAACAAATGACGTCTCACCACGTGCCACTGAAAGCATTAG TAACCCTGGAGCAACGGATTCCTCTGCTTATGGAGAACATTCATGGGCCCCGTCATTTGATCATGGCATTGATAATGACTCCCTGTGGAACTTTGGTCCTAAG GACGGTGAGAATGGCGATTCAGATCTCTTCTTTGGGCCACAAGGTCTTCCACCGATAAGGACTGGAGGTTCCTCATCTGGTAGCTTGTTTGTCAAGGAACAGAAACCATCTTTTGATTCTGTTCCTGGAACTCCAATGGAGAAACCTTTCTTTGATTCCATCCCAGGCACACCAGTTCAGAAATCGGTCTTTGATTACTCTGTCCCTAGCACACCGATGCAAAACTCAGTCTTTGATTATTCCGTCCCAAGCACGCCGATGCAAAAGTCGCTCTTTGATTCCGTCCCTGGTACACCGGTGCAGAAATCAGTATTTGATTCTGTTCCGAGTACGCCGATGCAGAGATCAGTATTTGATTCTGTTCCGAGCACGCCGATGCAGAAACCATTCTTTGACTCTTTTCCAAGCACCCCAATGCAGAGATCACTGTTTGATTCTGGCCCGAGCAGAGCAGAATCTCCTACTGCTGGCAGCGTGTATGGCAAAGAGCAAAAGGGATTCTTTGATTCTTCAGTTCCAAGTACACCAATGTACAACTCAAGCTTCACGCCAAGGTACAGTGAAGCAGGAGATGATTCATTTGACACAATGTCTCAGTACAGCTCCTTTGGCATGCACGACAGCAATTCTTTTGGACAGCAAGACAGCTTCTCAAGATTTGATTCCTTCCGGAGCAATACCGATAATGGCGGCAATGACACCTTTGCGAGGTTTGATTCTTTCCGCAGCACTTCAGACCAAGGCGGGGGCAACAGCTTCATGAGGTATGACTCCATGAACAGCAGCAGCGACCATGACAGAACGGATACATTTGCGAGGTTTGATTCCATGAAGAGCAGTGACTACAACAACCGGGGCTACTCATTTGATGATGACGACCCCTTTGGAACTGGGCCGTTTAAGTCGACAGAGAAGTCGAGCAGCCCGACAAGACATGGGACGGATGCGTGGAGCGCGTTTTGA